A genomic window from Thiomonas arsenitoxydans includes:
- a CDS encoding Bax inhibitor-1/YccA family protein codes for MNESNAWGKSAVVYSTGTAATPDSASMPAHRVLRNTYALLALTLTFSAAVAAVSAALRLPHPGIILTLVGYFGLLFATYKLSSSVWGLGAVFALTGFMGYTLGPIVNHYLAITGGGEIVSMAFGGTALIFFGLSAWVLTSKRDFSFMGGFLFAGMIVALLAGLAAVFFQMPALSLAVSAAVVLLMSGMILFETSRIVNGGETNYILATVSLFVSIFNLFTSLLQLLGFMNSDD; via the coding sequence ATGAACGAGAGCAATGCCTGGGGCAAGAGTGCCGTGGTGTATTCCACCGGCACGGCTGCCACTCCTGATTCCGCCTCTATGCCGGCGCACCGCGTGCTGCGCAATACCTATGCCTTGCTGGCGCTGACCCTGACATTCAGTGCGGCGGTGGCGGCGGTGAGCGCCGCGCTCAGGCTGCCGCATCCCGGCATCATTCTCACCTTGGTGGGCTATTTCGGCCTGCTGTTCGCCACTTACAAGCTGAGCAGCAGCGTGTGGGGTCTGGGCGCGGTGTTCGCGCTGACGGGCTTCATGGGCTACACGCTGGGGCCCATCGTCAATCATTACCTGGCGATTACCGGCGGTGGCGAGATTGTGAGCATGGCCTTCGGCGGCACGGCGCTGATTTTCTTCGGGCTGTCGGCCTGGGTGCTCACCAGCAAGCGCGATTTCAGCTTCATGGGCGGCTTTCTGTTTGCCGGCATGATCGTGGCGCTGCTGGCCGGATTGGCGGCCGTGTTCTTCCAGATGCCCGCCTTGTCGCTCGCGGTTTCGGCCGCGGTAGTGCTGCTGATGTCGGGCATGATTCTGTTCGAGACCAGCCGCATCGTGAACGGTGGCGAGACTAACTACATCCTGGCCACGGTGAGCCTGTTCGTCAGCATCTTCAACCTGTTCACCAGCTTGCTGCAGTTGCTCGGCTTCATGAACAGCGACGACTGA
- a CDS encoding TFIIB-type zinc ribbon-containing protein has protein sequence MNCPHCAEITLVMAERNGIEIDYCPKCRGVWLDRGELDKIIERAAAAEQAAAPRATSHQPVVSQPTRQPDFEDSDFRQRSYDPRYGQQPYKKRKSLLSDLFDFD, from the coding sequence ATGAACTGCCCGCACTGTGCAGAGATCACGCTGGTGATGGCCGAGCGCAACGGCATCGAGATCGATTACTGCCCGAAGTGCCGTGGCGTGTGGCTCGATCGCGGGGAGCTCGACAAAATCATCGAGCGCGCCGCGGCGGCGGAACAGGCGGCGGCCCCGCGAGCGACCTCGCACCAGCCCGTTGTCTCCCAGCCGACCCGCCAGCCGGATTTCGAGGACAGCGATTTTCGCCAGCGTTCCTACGATCCGCGCTACGGTCAGCAGCCCTACAAAAAACGCAAGTCGCTGCTGTCCGATCTGTTTGATTTCGATTGA
- the icmF gene encoding fused isobutyryl-CoA mutase/GTPase IcmF, with amino-acid sequence MTDLSEAKVLAAYSPQQRLRFVTAASLFDGHDAAINIMRRILISMGAEVIHLGHNRSVDEIVTAAIQEDAHAIAISSYQGGHVEFFRYMIDRLREQGAGHIQVFGGGGGVIVADEIEALQQYGVARIYSPEDGQRLGLQGMIGDMLQRADRPLPALDAMLATAALPNSTSLLARLITQIENGTADAALMHSLRQQAEGAHGVVLGVTGTGGAGKSSLVDELIRRTRLDQDDALRIAVISIDPSRRKSGGALLGDRIRMNAIGPWRNSNEVFLRSLATRQSGGEISAALPEVIAACKAAGFDLIIVETSGIGQGDAAIVPHADASLYVMTPEFGAASQLEKIDMLDFADFVAINKFDRKGAMDALRDVAKQLQRNREAWTAKPEDLPVFGTMAARFNDDGVTALFQAIKPRLAEHGLKLAEGRLPPAATRHSTHQTPIVPAARSRYLAEIADAVRGYHRNVETQATLAREAQQLRESGRMLHAANPHKISAVQAVTDLAEQREARMQPAARKLLAMWPDMQRAYAGDEYVVKIRDREIRTRLTHTTLSGTTLRKVVLPRYADHGEVLRWLMRDNVPGSFPYTAGTFAFKRENEDPTRMFAGEGDAFRTNRRFKMLSEGMTAKRLSTAFDSVTLYGADPDRRPDIYGKVGNSGVSIATLDDLKALYDGFDLCDPATSVSMTINGPAPTILAMFLNAAIDQQMAKFEADNHRQPTDDEAQKIREWVLENVRGTVQADILKEDQGQNTCIFSTEFSLKVMGDIQQYFVQHRVRNFYSVSISGYHIAEAGANPISQLAFTLSNGFTFVEAYLARGMHIDDFAPNLSFFFSNGMDPEYSVLGRVARRIWAVAMRDKYGANERSQKLKYHVQTSGRSLHAQEIAFNDIRTTLQALIAIYDNCNSLHTNAYDEAITTPTEESVRRAMAIQLIINREWGLAKCENPNQGAFVIEELTDLVEEAVLKEFEAIAERGGVLGAMETGYQRSKIQEESLHYEMLKHTGELPIIGVNTFRNPHGDAAPAHLELARSTEAEKESQLQRLADFHHRHAAEAPALLHRLQQAVIHNENVFAVLMDAVRVCSLGQITAALFEVGGQYRRSM; translated from the coding sequence ATGACCGACTTGTCCGAGGCCAAAGTGCTGGCCGCCTATTCGCCGCAGCAGCGGCTGCGTTTCGTTACGGCCGCCTCGCTGTTCGACGGCCACGATGCGGCCATCAACATCATGCGGCGCATCCTCATCAGCATGGGGGCCGAGGTCATTCACCTGGGCCACAACCGCTCGGTGGACGAGATCGTCACCGCGGCGATTCAGGAGGACGCGCACGCCATCGCCATTTCCAGCTATCAGGGCGGGCATGTGGAATTTTTCCGCTACATGATCGACCGGCTGCGCGAACAGGGCGCGGGGCATATTCAGGTGTTTGGCGGCGGCGGCGGTGTGATTGTGGCCGACGAAATCGAGGCGCTGCAGCAGTATGGCGTGGCCCGGATCTACAGCCCGGAAGATGGTCAGCGGCTGGGTCTGCAAGGCATGATCGGCGACATGCTGCAACGCGCCGACCGCCCCCTGCCCGCGCTGGACGCAATGCTGGCGACTGCCGCGCTGCCGAATTCGACATCCTTGCTCGCACGCCTGATCACGCAGATTGAAAACGGCACTGCCGACGCGGCGCTGATGCACAGCCTTCGCCAGCAGGCTGAAGGCGCACACGGCGTGGTGCTCGGGGTGACAGGCACCGGCGGCGCAGGCAAGAGCAGTCTGGTGGACGAGCTGATCCGCCGCACCCGGCTCGATCAGGACGACGCGCTGCGCATTGCCGTCATCAGCATCGACCCTTCCCGCCGCAAAAGCGGCGGTGCGCTGCTGGGCGACCGCATCCGCATGAACGCCATCGGGCCGTGGCGCAACAGTAATGAAGTCTTTTTGCGCAGTCTCGCCACCCGGCAATCGGGCGGGGAGATCAGCGCCGCCCTGCCCGAAGTCATCGCCGCGTGCAAGGCGGCGGGCTTCGATCTCATCATCGTCGAAACCTCGGGCATCGGCCAGGGCGATGCGGCCATCGTGCCGCACGCCGACGCCAGCCTGTACGTCATGACGCCGGAATTCGGCGCGGCCAGCCAGTTGGAGAAAATCGACATGCTCGACTTCGCCGACTTCGTCGCCATCAACAAATTCGACCGCAAAGGCGCGATGGACGCGCTGCGCGACGTGGCCAAGCAACTGCAGCGCAACCGCGAAGCCTGGACGGCCAAGCCCGAAGACCTGCCCGTGTTCGGCACCATGGCGGCGCGCTTCAACGACGACGGCGTGACGGCGCTCTTCCAGGCCATCAAACCCCGGCTGGCAGAGCATGGGCTCAAGCTTGCCGAAGGACGACTGCCCCCAGCCGCTACACGCCACAGCACCCATCAGACCCCGATCGTGCCGGCCGCGCGCAGCCGCTACCTGGCGGAAATCGCCGACGCGGTGCGTGGCTATCACCGCAATGTCGAGACGCAAGCGACCCTGGCGCGCGAGGCGCAGCAGTTGCGCGAAAGCGGCCGCATGCTGCACGCGGCCAACCCGCACAAAATCTCCGCAGTGCAGGCCGTGACCGATCTGGCCGAACAGCGCGAAGCCCGCATGCAGCCCGCCGCGCGCAAACTGCTGGCGATGTGGCCCGACATGCAGCGCGCCTACGCCGGTGACGAATATGTGGTGAAAATTCGCGACCGCGAAATCCGCACTCGCCTCACCCACACCACGCTGTCGGGCACCACGCTGCGCAAGGTGGTGCTGCCGCGCTATGCAGACCACGGCGAGGTGCTGCGCTGGCTGATGCGCGACAACGTGCCGGGCAGTTTTCCGTACACCGCGGGCACTTTTGCCTTCAAGCGGGAGAATGAAGATCCCACCCGCATGTTCGCCGGCGAGGGCGATGCCTTTCGCACCAACCGGCGCTTCAAGATGCTGAGCGAGGGCATGACGGCCAAGCGCCTGTCCACCGCGTTCGACTCCGTCACGCTCTACGGCGCCGACCCCGACCGCCGACCCGACATCTACGGCAAGGTGGGCAACTCGGGCGTGAGCATCGCCACCCTCGACGACCTGAAGGCGCTGTACGACGGCTTCGATCTGTGCGACCCCGCCACCAGTGTGAGCATGACCATCAACGGCCCGGCGCCCACGATTCTGGCGATGTTCCTCAACGCCGCCATCGACCAGCAGATGGCCAAATTCGAAGCCGACAACCACCGCCAACCCACCGATGACGAGGCGCAGAAAATCCGCGAATGGGTGCTGGAAAACGTGCGTGGCACGGTGCAGGCCGACATCCTGAAAGAAGACCAGGGACAGAACACCTGCATCTTTTCCACCGAGTTTTCGCTCAAGGTCATGGGCGACATTCAGCAGTATTTTGTGCAGCACCGAGTGCGCAATTTCTACTCGGTGAGCATCAGCGGCTATCACATCGCCGAGGCCGGGGCCAACCCCATCAGCCAGCTTGCCTTCACCCTGAGCAACGGCTTCACTTTCGTGGAGGCCTATCTGGCCCGCGGCATGCATATCGACGATTTCGCGCCCAACCTGAGCTTTTTTTTCAGCAACGGCATGGACCCGGAATACAGCGTGCTCGGCCGCGTGGCGCGGCGCATCTGGGCGGTCGCCATGCGCGACAAGTATGGCGCCAACGAACGCAGTCAGAAGCTCAAGTACCACGTGCAGACCAGTGGCCGCAGCTTGCACGCGCAGGAAATTGCGTTCAACGACATCCGCACCACGCTGCAGGCGCTGATCGCCATTTACGACAACTGCAACAGCCTGCACACCAACGCTTATGACGAAGCCATCACCACGCCCACCGAGGAAAGCGTGCGCCGGGCGATGGCGATTCAGCTCATCATCAACCGCGAGTGGGGGCTGGCGAAGTGCGAAAACCCGAATCAGGGCGCATTCGTCATCGAAGAACTGACCGATCTGGTCGAAGAGGCTGTGCTGAAGGAATTCGAAGCCATTGCCGAGCGCGGCGGGGTATTGGGCGCGATGGAAACCGGCTATCAGCGCAGCAAAATCCAGGAGGAAAGTCTGCACTACGAAATGCTCAAGCACACTGGCGAGTTGCCCATCATCGGGGTGAACACTTTCCGCAATCCGCACGGCGACGCCGCTCCTGCGCATCTCGAACTGGCGCGCTCCACCGAGGCGGAAAAAGAGTCGCAACTGCAGCGTCTGGCCGACTTTCACCATCGCCACGCGGCCGAGGCGCCCGCCCTGCTGCACCGGCTGCAGCAGGCCGTCATTCATAACGAAAATGTGTTTGCCGTGCTGATGGACGCGGTGCGGGTGTGCAGCCTGGGGCAGATCACCGCCGCGCTGTTCGAGGTAGGCGGCCAATACCGGCGCAGCATGTAA
- a CDS encoding DMT family transporter, producing MSTSPASLRASALMLLASLIWGTAFVAQTASIGTVGPFYYTGLRFMLGAAVVLAVMALRRRPDPAAHPASNPRSLLRDGGLLGGVVAISISLQQIGLESTTVANAGFISSLYVVLVPLLGLLWGRRVGAGVWLGALLAASGMYFLSVRQGYSVRHGDWLELGGALFITVQLLLLGRMAPRHDPLQLAVVQFVVCGLLCLGAGVLVESISLEALQRAAWTIFYGGALSVGVAYTLQVVAQRHAVPAHAAVIFSMEGVFAALAAWLVLHQSLDARALFGCALVFSGLLVSQLPLRELASGLFTLMRRVQPVNP from the coding sequence ATGTCCACCTCCCCCGCCTCGCTCCGCGCCAGCGCCTTGATGCTGCTGGCTTCGCTCATCTGGGGCACGGCCTTCGTCGCCCAGACCGCGAGCATCGGCACGGTGGGGCCGTTCTACTACACCGGTCTGCGTTTCATGCTGGGCGCTGCCGTGGTGCTGGCGGTGATGGCCTTGCGTCGCCGTCCCGATCCGGCCGCACATCCTGCCTCAAATCCGCGCAGCCTGCTGCGCGACGGCGGCCTGCTCGGCGGGGTGGTGGCCATCTCCATTTCCCTGCAGCAGATCGGGCTGGAATCGACTACGGTGGCCAACGCCGGTTTCATCAGCTCGCTCTACGTCGTGCTGGTGCCGCTGCTGGGCCTGCTGTGGGGGCGGCGCGTCGGTGCTGGCGTCTGGCTGGGTGCCTTGCTGGCCGCAAGCGGCATGTACTTTCTCAGTGTGCGCCAGGGCTATAGCGTGCGGCATGGCGACTGGCTGGAGTTGGGCGGTGCGCTGTTCATCACCGTGCAGTTGCTGCTGCTGGGCCGCATGGCGCCGCGCCACGACCCGCTGCAACTCGCCGTAGTGCAGTTCGTCGTCTGCGGCCTACTGTGCCTGGGCGCCGGGGTGCTGGTGGAATCGATCAGTCTGGAAGCGCTGCAGCGCGCGGCCTGGACCATTTTCTACGGCGGCGCGCTGTCGGTGGGCGTGGCCTACACCCTGCAAGTGGTGGCGCAGCGGCACGCCGTGCCCGCGCATGCCGCGGTGATTTTCAGCATGGAAGGCGTGTTCGCCGCGCTCGCGGCGTGGCTGGTGCTGCATCAGTCGCTGGACGCGCGCGCCCTGTTCGGTTGCGCGCTGGTGTTCAGCGGCCTGCTGGTCTCGCAACTGCCGCTGCGCGAGCTGGCGAGCGGTTTGTTCACGCTGATGCGGCGCGTCCAGCCGGTTAACCCATAG
- a CDS encoding TerC family protein, with product MEFLHASFLGYALWLWLVFCGVVVTLLALDLGVLHREGGEISVTESLWLSAGYIAVAVAFGGWLWWQVGPQQGMDYFTAYAVEKSLSLDNVFVISLVFTAFAVPRALQHRVLFWGILGVIALRALLIGAGATLVQEFHGVLYLFAAFLIYTGIKMLWAADHAPDPMRNPILRLIRRVVPVTERLHGKAFWVKQPDARGRVRRIATPLFMALVTVELADLVFAVDSVPAVFAVTADPFVVYTSNIFAILGLRALYFALAAILYRFAYLKYALALVLVFIGGKIIAAELVGKIPSAISLSVTFGLLAAGVLFSLWKTRGAASEGRPAGG from the coding sequence ATGGAATTTCTGCACGCTTCGTTTCTGGGTTATGCGCTGTGGCTCTGGCTGGTGTTCTGCGGCGTGGTCGTCACCCTGCTGGCGCTTGACCTCGGAGTGTTGCACCGCGAGGGCGGCGAGATCAGCGTGACGGAAAGCCTGTGGCTGTCGGCGGGCTATATCGCCGTGGCGGTGGCTTTTGGCGGCTGGCTGTGGTGGCAGGTGGGACCCCAGCAGGGCATGGATTACTTCACCGCCTATGCGGTGGAAAAAAGTCTGTCGCTCGATAACGTGTTCGTGATCTCGCTGGTGTTTACCGCCTTCGCCGTGCCGCGCGCTTTGCAGCACCGCGTGCTGTTCTGGGGCATTCTGGGGGTGATCGCGCTGCGCGCCCTGCTCATCGGCGCGGGCGCCACGCTGGTGCAGGAATTCCACGGGGTGCTCTACCTGTTCGCCGCTTTCCTGATCTACACCGGCATCAAAATGCTGTGGGCCGCCGACCATGCGCCCGACCCGATGCGCAACCCAATACTGCGCCTCATTCGCCGCGTGGTGCCGGTGACGGAGCGGTTGCACGGCAAGGCCTTCTGGGTGAAGCAGCCTGACGCGCGCGGGCGGGTGCGGCGCATCGCCACCCCGTTGTTCATGGCCTTGGTTACGGTGGAACTGGCCGATCTGGTGTTTGCGGTGGACAGCGTGCCCGCCGTGTTCGCGGTCACGGCCGATCCCTTCGTGGTCTATACGAGCAATATCTTCGCCATTCTGGGCCTGCGCGCGCTGTACTTCGCGCTGGCAGCCATTCTGTACCGCTTCGCCTACCTGAAATACGCGCTGGCGCTGGTGCTGGTGTTCATTGGCGGCAAGATCATCGCGGCCGAGCTGGTCGGCAAGATTCCCTCGGCCATCAGCCTGAGCGTGACTTTTGGCCTGCTGGCCGCGGGCGTGCTGTTCTCGTTGTGGAAAACGCGCGGCGCAGCAAGCGAAGGCAGGCCTGCTGGGGGCTGA
- the recQ gene encoding DNA helicase RecQ produces the protein MPKKFPSALDALQHVWGYPAFRSLQAQAIDHVVAGRDALVLMPTGGGKSLCFQIPALLREGVGIVVSPLIALMQDQVAALRELGLRAAFLNSTLDATEARAVQRAARQGELDLLYMAPERLLSESGQALLDDLRIALFAIDEAHCVSQWGHDFRPEYGQLSLLRERWPEVPRVALTATADEPTRHEIVQRLLHDGAEFVSSFDRPNIRYRVVEKRDGRAQLLQFIRSEHPHDCGVVYALSRNTVEEVAEMLAGHGLRALPYHAGLPAAIRTAHLRRFLDEDGIVMVATIAFGMGIDKPDVRFVAHLDMPKSIEGYFQETGRAGRDGLPATAWMAYGLADVVQQRRLIDLSDADDAYKRLSTAKLDAMLALAEAADCRRVRLLGYFGEASAPCGNCDNCLNPPQLIDATEAAQKLLSTIYRCRQASGTSFAASHLIDVLRGKRTEKTERHGHHALSTFGIGADLSETDWRLLLRQLVAQRLVEVDAAHFNVLHLTDASRAVLKGAQRIHLKHREPGAERRRRSTNGSTTSTGTRPTMQAMSSADAELFAHLRTWRAATAKEHGVPAFVVFPDATLQAIALARPDSLDALRGISGVGDKKRDTYGAALLEVIAQASEMG, from the coding sequence ATGCCCAAGAAGTTTCCCTCTGCCCTGGACGCGCTGCAACACGTCTGGGGCTACCCCGCGTTCCGCAGTTTGCAAGCCCAGGCCATCGACCATGTGGTCGCGGGCCGCGACGCCCTGGTGCTCATGCCAACGGGTGGCGGCAAGTCGCTGTGCTTCCAGATTCCGGCCCTGCTGCGCGAGGGCGTGGGCATCGTGGTGTCGCCGCTGATCGCGCTGATGCAGGACCAGGTGGCTGCGCTGCGCGAGCTGGGGCTACGCGCCGCCTTTCTCAACTCCACCCTTGACGCCACAGAGGCCAGAGCGGTGCAGCGCGCGGCGCGCCAGGGCGAGCTGGACCTGCTCTACATGGCGCCCGAACGCCTGCTGAGCGAATCCGGCCAGGCTCTGCTCGACGATTTGCGCATCGCCCTGTTCGCCATCGACGAGGCGCATTGCGTCTCGCAATGGGGCCACGATTTCCGCCCGGAATACGGCCAGCTCTCGCTGCTGCGCGAGCGCTGGCCCGAAGTGCCGCGCGTGGCGCTGACCGCCACCGCCGACGAGCCCACGCGGCACGAAATCGTGCAGCGCCTGCTGCACGACGGCGCCGAGTTCGTCTCCAGCTTCGACCGCCCCAACATCCGCTACCGTGTGGTGGAAAAACGCGACGGCCGCGCCCAACTGCTGCAGTTCATCCGCAGCGAACATCCGCATGACTGCGGCGTGGTGTACGCCCTGTCGCGCAACACCGTAGAGGAAGTGGCCGAGATGCTCGCGGGCCACGGCCTGCGCGCCTTGCCCTATCACGCCGGCCTGCCCGCGGCCATACGCACGGCGCACCTGCGGCGTTTTCTCGATGAAGACGGCATCGTCATGGTGGCCACCATCGCCTTCGGCATGGGCATCGACAAGCCCGATGTGCGTTTCGTCGCCCACCTTGACATGCCCAAGTCCATCGAGGGCTATTTTCAGGAAACCGGCCGCGCCGGGCGCGACGGCCTGCCTGCAACCGCATGGATGGCTTACGGCCTGGCCGACGTGGTGCAGCAACGTCGGCTGATCGACCTGTCGGACGCCGACGACGCCTACAAGCGCCTGTCCACCGCCAAGCTCGACGCCATGCTGGCCCTGGCCGAAGCCGCCGACTGCCGCCGCGTGCGCCTGCTGGGCTACTTCGGCGAAGCCAGCGCGCCCTGCGGCAACTGCGACAACTGCCTGAACCCGCCGCAACTCATCGACGCCACCGAGGCCGCGCAAAAGCTGCTATCCACCATCTACCGCTGCCGCCAGGCCAGCGGCACCAGCTTCGCAGCCAGCCATCTCATCGACGTGCTGCGCGGCAAACGCACCGAGAAGACCGAGCGTCACGGCCACCATGCGTTGTCCACCTTCGGCATCGGCGCCGATCTGAGCGAGACCGACTGGCGCTTGCTGCTGCGCCAGCTCGTCGCACAACGACTGGTCGAAGTGGACGCCGCGCATTTCAACGTGCTGCACCTCACCGACGCCAGTCGCGCGGTGCTCAAGGGCGCGCAGCGCATCCACCTCAAGCACCGCGAGCCTGGCGCGGAGCGCCGTCGCCGCAGCACCAACGGCAGCACCACGTCGACCGGCACGCGACCGACCATGCAGGCCATGTCGAGCGCCGATGCCGAGCTGTTCGCCCACCTGCGCACCTGGCGCGCAGCCACCGCCAAAGAGCACGGCGTGCCCGCCTTTGTGGTGTTTCCCGACGCCACGCTGCAGGCCATCGCCCTGGCCCGGCCGGATAGCCTGGATGCGCTACGCGGCATTTCCGGCGTGGGCGACAAAAAGCGCGACACCTACGGCGCCGCGCTGCTCGAAGTCATTGCACAGGCCAGCGAGATGGGCTGA
- the nhaR gene encoding transcriptional activator NhaR, with amino-acid sequence MNFKHLHYFWVTAKTGGIVRAGKQLHLTPQTLSGQIKLLEEYFNKRLLRKSGRNLELTEAGQLVLRYAEEIFTLGAELEAALQHDQPARPTAPLRIGVTDAVPKAIAYRLIEPALQGGESPRLVCEEGEMDDLLADLSVHRLDLVIADAPLPAHVNVRAFNHRLGRTTLSFYASASLLERTTQPFPQCLSELPLLLPATSSAVRAQIDQWLGQNKIAAHIAGEFEDGALMTAFGREGRGAFAAPSVLQADIARELGVTLLGHCTDMHQEFYAISVERRITHHGVARITRVAKDLLGD; translated from the coding sequence ATGAATTTCAAGCACTTGCACTATTTCTGGGTCACAGCCAAGACGGGCGGCATCGTGCGGGCAGGCAAGCAGCTGCACCTCACACCGCAAACGCTCAGCGGGCAGATCAAACTGCTGGAGGAATACTTCAACAAACGGCTGTTGCGCAAAAGTGGCCGCAATCTGGAACTGACCGAGGCCGGCCAACTGGTGTTGCGTTATGCGGAGGAAATCTTCACCCTGGGCGCAGAACTGGAGGCCGCACTGCAACACGACCAACCCGCGCGCCCCACCGCGCCTCTGCGCATCGGCGTGACCGATGCCGTGCCGAAAGCCATTGCCTACCGCCTCATCGAACCCGCCCTGCAAGGCGGCGAGTCACCCCGGCTGGTGTGCGAAGAAGGCGAAATGGACGATCTGCTGGCCGATCTGTCGGTGCACCGACTCGATCTGGTGATCGCCGACGCCCCGCTGCCCGCGCACGTGAATGTGCGGGCGTTCAACCACCGGCTGGGCCGAACCACCTTGAGTTTCTATGCCAGCGCCTCGCTGCTGGAGCGCACCACGCAGCCTTTTCCGCAGTGTCTGTCAGAGCTGCCGCTGCTGCTGCCCGCCACGTCGTCGGCGGTGCGCGCGCAGATCGATCAATGGCTGGGGCAGAACAAAATCGCCGCCCACATCGCCGGGGAATTCGAGGACGGCGCACTGATGACCGCCTTCGGCCGCGAGGGCCGGGGCGCGTTTGCCGCTCCCAGCGTGCTGCAGGCCGACATCGCACGCGAACTCGGCGTGACGCTGCTCGGGCACTGCACCGACATGCACCAGGAGTTCTACGCCATCTCGGTCGAGCGGCGCATCACTCACCACGGCGTGGCGAGAATCACCCGCGTGGCCAAGGATCTGCTGGGCGACTGA
- the rocF gene encoding arginase, which produces MSASPVIHLIGAPTDIGAADRGASMGPEALRVAGIDRALRAQGLTVLDTGNLIGPHNPWQPPACGYRHLPEVIAWNTAVHQAVGDALRAQALPILLGGDHCLAIGSLSAVAQHCRAQGRKLRVLWLDAHADFNTHTVTPTGNLHGMPVACLCGKGPQALTTLGGPAPQLQPSCIRQIGIRSVDAEEKRLVHQAGLDVFDMRYIDEYGMRDAMRRALEGVDADTHLHVSFDVDFLDPDIAPGVGTTVPGGPTYREAQLCMEMIADTGLLASLDVVELNPAFDERNRTAEVAVDLIESLFGKSTLMRR; this is translated from the coding sequence ATGAGTGCCAGCCCCGTCATTCATCTCATCGGCGCGCCCACCGACATCGGCGCTGCAGACCGTGGCGCCTCCATGGGGCCGGAAGCGCTGCGCGTGGCCGGCATCGACCGCGCCCTGCGCGCTCAGGGCCTGACGGTGCTCGATACCGGCAATCTCATCGGCCCGCACAACCCTTGGCAGCCGCCGGCCTGCGGCTATCGCCATCTGCCCGAAGTCATCGCCTGGAACACCGCGGTGCATCAGGCCGTGGGCGATGCCTTGCGGGCTCAAGCCCTACCCATCCTGCTGGGCGGCGATCATTGCCTGGCCATCGGCTCGCTCAGCGCAGTGGCGCAGCATTGCCGCGCACAGGGTCGCAAGCTGCGCGTGCTGTGGCTCGACGCCCATGCCGACTTCAACACCCACACCGTCACGCCCACCGGCAACCTCCACGGCATGCCGGTGGCCTGCCTGTGCGGCAAAGGCCCGCAAGCGCTCACCACCCTGGGCGGCCCGGCGCCGCAACTGCAACCCTCCTGCATCCGGCAGATCGGCATCCGCAGCGTGGACGCAGAGGAAAAACGGTTGGTGCATCAGGCCGGGCTCGACGTGTTCGACATGCGTTACATCGACGAATACGGCATGCGCGACGCCATGCGCCGGGCACTCGAAGGCGTGGACGCCGACACTCATCTGCATGTGAGTTTCGACGTCGATTTCCTCGACCCCGACATCGCCCCCGGCGTGGGCACCACCGTGCCCGGCGGCCCCACCTACCGCGAGGCGCAGCTTTGCATGGAAATGATCGCCGACACCGGCCTGCTGGCCTCGCTCGACGTGGTGGAACTCAACCCCGCTTTCGACGAACGCAACCGCACCGCCGAGGTGGCGGTCGATCTCATCGAGAGCCTGTTCGGCAAGTCCACGCTGATGCGCAGGTGA